In the Solibacillus sp. FSL K6-1523 genome, one interval contains:
- the trhA gene encoding PAQR family membrane homeostasis protein TrhA — protein MTQIMTKQSSYSAKEEFWNGLTHGIAALLTIPATLLLIEKAQMNGSQTEMISYIIFGISMFCLYFASTMYHIWPTHKVFLKKLDHSSIFLLIAGTYTPVVLVAIGGNLGWTIFIIQWVLAAIGILLKQFFVYRFKMVSLLVYIAMGWIIIFVAKPLLAHISWEGFFTLLVGGLCYTVGTYFYKNKRIPYNHAIWHVFVVAGSAAMFAAIYFYV, from the coding sequence GTGACACAAATAATGACAAAACAAAGTAGCTATAGTGCAAAAGAGGAATTTTGGAATGGTTTGACACATGGAATTGCCGCGTTGTTAACGATACCGGCAACACTATTATTAATTGAAAAAGCTCAAATGAATGGGTCACAAACGGAAATGATTAGCTATATCATTTTTGGTATCTCAATGTTTTGCTTATATTTTGCTTCTACGATGTATCATATTTGGCCGACACATAAAGTTTTTTTGAAGAAACTTGATCATAGCTCTATTTTTCTTTTAATTGCGGGTACATATACACCTGTTGTTTTAGTTGCCATAGGTGGGAATCTCGGTTGGACGATTTTTATTATTCAATGGGTACTCGCAGCGATTGGCATTCTACTAAAACAATTTTTTGTATATCGCTTTAAGATGGTTTCGTTGCTTGTTTATATTGCGATGGGCTGGATTATTATATTTGTTGCAAAGCCATTATTAGCCCATATATCATGGGAAGGCTTTTTCACATTGCTTGTCGGAGGCCTTTGTTATACAGTGGGCACGTACTTTTATAAAAATAAGCGAATCCCTTACAATCACGCGATTTGGCATGTATTTGTTGTAGCTGGAAGCGCCGCAATGTTTGCCGCAATCTATTTCTACGTATAA
- a CDS encoding CoxG family protein has translation MAQASHSVQIPVSQDKVWSFVSKIEKWATLVPAYKEHTEIDDQTSKWTFEGNFKGLKKKVELEIKIIEFNEPSNIKFEIKGLSDNFKGGGEFKAEVSGSGTLMTGTVEINAGGLSGAVLTPAIKVLLPKVTSRLTEKIARTIQA, from the coding sequence ATGGCACAAGCATCACATTCAGTTCAAATTCCAGTAAGTCAAGATAAAGTATGGAGTTTTGTAAGTAAAATTGAAAAATGGGCAACTTTAGTTCCGGCGTATAAAGAGCACACAGAAATCGATGATCAAACATCGAAGTGGACTTTTGAAGGGAATTTTAAAGGCCTAAAGAAAAAAGTAGAACTTGAAATTAAAATTATCGAGTTTAACGAACCATCAAATATTAAATTTGAAATTAAAGGTTTATCGGATAACTTCAAAGGTGGCGGCGAATTCAAAGCTGAAGTAAGCGGAAGTGGCACGTTGATGACAGGCACTGTAGAAATTAATGCAGGTGGCTTATCAGGTGCGGTTTTAACACCAGCGATTAAAGTTCTATTACCAAAAGTAACATCACGTTTAACAGAAAAAATCGCACGTACAATTCAAGCGTAA
- a CDS encoding HD-GYP domain-containing protein, which produces MSNTVQISIHDVTIGDILSNDIFVNRRLLMKKDNPLSSKAIDLLKKNSVHFVTVYRNPHHDQYVDQAVVHSSPDEQMFDWDELLLSIVDISNPTATPLAYTTVEFYSLLAELDTEIRYGQILKNEADILYLTDLYDKILSNLSYRDYLIRLKNWDYYSYLHCIDAFILGTLFARKMRLKNLERLATGYLLHDIGKLKIPLAILQKPSKLTIQEFEIMKRHTIEGAAIFKELGLSDFAYLAESHHERKDGKGYPRSSFAQDFTIELEILQIIDVYSAITMKRVYRDALRAADAFSLLYRDAHIFNDELLTQFVDFIRIYPENSLVLLSDGKHAIVEKSNPQFPTSPRVKYIETGQAFHVSINNHVTIKKLISYQPENFTHVLNNFYNELIGANVEHAKKTYLKLVDNFKASEFYIKIFIPVYRILNLLQKQQTISESRYQQVTSYIDALMKQKIEELVDHNDYDKHVLLLVDAPFQKHFLFTALIGLMHAERIFPHILPTDAILEEVLWLSENNNCTKTCVIYDSEHPNTLFNYLPNIVKISVTELEQYLVDLTGDGRDTLRFQIF; this is translated from the coding sequence TTGTCAAACACAGTACAAATTTCTATTCATGATGTTACAATCGGTGATATTTTATCAAATGATATATTCGTTAATCGCAGACTATTAATGAAAAAAGATAATCCACTCTCCTCTAAAGCAATTGATTTATTGAAGAAGAACAGTGTTCATTTTGTCACTGTTTATCGGAATCCACATCACGATCAATATGTTGACCAAGCGGTTGTCCATTCCTCACCCGATGAGCAAATGTTTGATTGGGATGAGCTACTTTTAAGTATTGTAGATATTTCAAACCCGACAGCCACCCCCTTAGCCTACACAACTGTTGAATTTTACTCTCTTTTAGCTGAACTAGATACCGAAATTCGCTACGGACAAATTTTAAAAAATGAAGCAGATATATTATATTTAACCGACCTTTATGACAAAATTTTAAGCAATTTATCTTATCGAGATTATTTAATTCGGCTTAAAAATTGGGATTATTATTCTTATTTGCATTGTATTGATGCATTTATTCTCGGTACATTGTTTGCTAGAAAAATGCGTTTGAAAAATTTAGAACGGCTTGCAACAGGCTACCTATTACATGACATTGGCAAACTTAAAATCCCTCTCGCTATTTTGCAAAAGCCTAGTAAACTAACTATACAAGAATTCGAAATTATGAAAAGACATACAATTGAAGGCGCTGCCATTTTCAAAGAACTTGGTTTATCCGATTTTGCGTATTTAGCGGAATCTCATCATGAACGTAAAGATGGGAAAGGTTATCCACGGTCTTCATTTGCTCAGGATTTTACGATAGAATTAGAAATTTTACAAATTATAGATGTGTATTCAGCGATTACAATGAAACGTGTTTATAGGGATGCATTGCGTGCTGCTGATGCATTTAGCCTCTTATATCGAGATGCGCACATATTCAATGATGAATTATTAACACAATTTGTAGATTTTATTAGAATTTATCCTGAAAATTCACTTGTGCTCCTTTCAGATGGAAAACACGCAATTGTTGAAAAAAGTAATCCGCAATTTCCAACATCACCTAGAGTAAAATATATTGAAACAGGCCAGGCTTTCCACGTATCCATTAATAATCATGTCACAATCAAAAAGTTAATTTCCTATCAGCCGGAAAACTTTACACATGTGCTCAATAATTTTTACAATGAACTGATTGGCGCAAATGTTGAACATGCGAAGAAAACGTATTTAAAGCTTGTGGACAATTTTAAAGCCTCTGAGTTTTATATAAAGATTTTTATACCGGTATATCGCATTTTAAATCTTTTACAAAAGCAACAAACGATCTCAGAAAGTCGCTATCAACAGGTTACGTCGTATATAGATGCGTTAATGAAGCAAAAAATAGAAGAATTGGTCGATCATAATGACTATGACAAACATGTACTGCTTTTAGTAGATGCACCATTTCAAAAACATTTTTTATTTACGGCGCTTATCGGCTTAATGCATGCTGAGCGAATTTTTCCCCATATCCTTCCGACCGATGCAATACTTGAAGAAGTTTTATGGCTATCAGAAAATAATAACTGTACAAAAACATGTGTTATTTATGATTCTGAACATCCTAACACGCTATTCAATTATTTACCGAATATCGTCAAAATTTCTGTAACCGAATTGGAGCAATACTTAGTAGACTTAACTGGAGATGGTAGAGATACTCTTCGCTTTCAAATCTTTTAG
- a CDS encoding response regulator transcription factor: MEESTILIIEDDADILEVLSLYVQNAGYHTLKATTIEEGWKLIATETIDLMLIDINLPDGNGVDLVKRIREQSEAIIFFVTANDTIEDKLQGFDVGAADYITKPFIPKEVIARIKVHLNKKNTQRKHQYTLNDIVIDFEEKSVYKAGEKLHLYTKERQILFYLVEHRNQVLSVDQIINNVWGFEEIVDLKAVTVHISMLRKKIEENSAKPKIIQTVRGFGYKFNTNIDE, from the coding sequence GTGGAAGAATCAACAATATTAATCATTGAAGATGATGCTGATATTTTAGAAGTGCTTTCATTGTATGTTCAAAATGCAGGATATCACACGTTAAAGGCGACAACCATAGAGGAAGGCTGGAAGTTAATTGCGACAGAAACAATTGATTTAATGTTAATTGATATTAACTTACCAGATGGGAACGGTGTCGATTTAGTTAAGAGAATTCGTGAACAATCGGAAGCAATCATCTTTTTTGTTACGGCCAATGATACAATTGAAGATAAGTTACAAGGCTTTGATGTCGGCGCGGCAGATTATATTACAAAACCTTTTATTCCGAAAGAAGTAATCGCCCGAATAAAGGTTCATTTAAATAAGAAAAATACCCAACGAAAACACCAATATACGTTGAATGATATTGTCATTGATTTTGAAGAGAAGTCTGTCTACAAGGCCGGAGAGAAATTACATCTCTATACAAAAGAAAGACAAATATTATTTTATTTGGTTGAACATAGAAATCAAGTATTAAGTGTTGATCAAATTATTAATAATGTATGGGGATTTGAAGAAATCGTTGACTTGAAAGCGGTTACGGTACATATAAGCATGCTTAGAAAAAAAATAGAAGAAAACTCTGCGAAACCAAAAATTATACAAACAGTAAGAGGGTTTGGTTATAAATTTAATACGAATATTGACGAGTAA
- the leuS gene encoding leucine--tRNA ligase, with product MSFNHQQVEKKWQKYWADNKTFKTENEGDKPKFYALDMFPYPSGAGLHVGHPEGYTATDILSRFKRMQGYNVLHPMGWDAFGLPAEQYALDTGNDPAEFTAKNIATFKRQIQELGFSYDWDREINTTDPSYYKWTQWIFTKLVEMDLAYVDEVAVNWCEALGTVLANEEVIDGLSERGSHPVVRRPMRQWVLRITKYADRLIDDLVDVDWPESIKDMQRNWIGRSEGAQVKFTIAGTDKDFEVFTTRPDTLFGATYCVLAPEHKLVAEITSADQKAAVEAYLEKVSLKSDLERTDLAKEKTGVFTGAYAVNPINGKQVPIWIADYVLATYGTGAIMAVPAHDERDYEFAKEFGLDIVAVLDGGNIETEAFTGDGAHINSDFLDGLNKEDGITKAIDWLVENGVGEKKITYRLRDWLFSRQRYWGEPIPVIHWEDGTMTTIPVDQLPLELPKTENIRPSGTGESPLANIDEWVNVVHPETGLKGRRETNTMPQWAGSSWYFLRYIDPTNDEALADPELIKRWLPVDIYIGGAEHAVLHLLYARFWHKVLYDLGIVHTKEPFQKLFNQGMILGEGNVKMSKSLGNVVNPDDIIESHGADTLRLYEMFMGPLEASIAWSTNGLDGARRFLDRIWRLFITEEGQLTEKVQVSDDKTLEKVYHQTVKKVTENYEGIRFNTAISQMMVFINDGYKADVIPVEYVEGFVKLLSPIAPHVAEEIWAILGHEGTIAYTEWPVADESKLVDDEIEIVVQVLGKVRAKVKVAKDISKEDLEKVALEDSRVQEFIDGKTVVKVVVIPGKLVNIVIK from the coding sequence GTGAGCTTTAATCATCAACAAGTCGAAAAGAAATGGCAGAAATATTGGGCCGACAACAAAACGTTTAAAACGGAAAATGAAGGGGATAAACCAAAGTTTTATGCACTGGATATGTTCCCGTACCCATCAGGTGCAGGTCTACACGTAGGACATCCTGAAGGGTATACAGCAACAGATATTCTTTCACGTTTTAAACGTATGCAAGGCTATAATGTCCTGCATCCAATGGGCTGGGATGCATTTGGTTTACCAGCAGAGCAATATGCACTAGATACAGGAAATGACCCTGCTGAATTTACAGCGAAAAACATCGCAACATTCAAGCGTCAAATCCAAGAGCTTGGCTTTTCTTATGATTGGGATCGTGAAATTAATACGACGGACCCTTCCTACTATAAATGGACACAATGGATTTTCACAAAATTAGTGGAAATGGATTTAGCTTATGTGGATGAAGTAGCTGTTAACTGGTGTGAAGCACTTGGAACAGTACTTGCCAATGAGGAAGTAATTGATGGTCTTTCTGAACGCGGTAGTCACCCAGTAGTGCGTCGTCCAATGCGTCAATGGGTGTTACGTATTACAAAATATGCGGACCGTTTAATTGATGATCTTGTGGATGTTGATTGGCCTGAATCAATTAAAGATATGCAACGTAACTGGATTGGCCGCTCTGAAGGCGCACAAGTGAAATTCACAATTGCAGGCACAGACAAAGATTTCGAAGTATTTACAACGCGTCCAGACACATTATTCGGTGCAACTTACTGCGTACTGGCACCAGAGCATAAATTAGTAGCTGAAATTACGTCAGCTGATCAAAAAGCTGCGGTAGAAGCATATTTAGAAAAAGTTTCTTTAAAATCTGATTTAGAGCGTACAGATTTAGCAAAAGAAAAAACAGGTGTGTTCACGGGTGCATATGCAGTGAATCCAATTAACGGCAAGCAAGTACCAATTTGGATTGCTGACTATGTGTTAGCTACTTACGGTACTGGTGCAATTATGGCGGTTCCAGCACATGATGAGCGCGACTATGAATTTGCTAAAGAATTTGGCTTAGACATTGTTGCTGTTTTAGATGGTGGCAACATTGAAACAGAAGCGTTCACTGGTGACGGTGCACATATCAATTCTGATTTCCTAGACGGTTTAAATAAAGAAGACGGTATTACAAAAGCAATTGATTGGTTAGTAGAAAATGGTGTCGGTGAAAAGAAAATTACGTACCGTTTACGTGACTGGTTATTCTCTCGTCAACGTTATTGGGGTGAGCCAATTCCAGTAATTCATTGGGAAGATGGCACAATGACAACGATTCCTGTTGATCAATTGCCATTAGAATTACCGAAAACAGAAAATATCCGTCCTTCAGGTACAGGTGAATCGCCACTTGCCAATATTGATGAGTGGGTAAATGTAGTACACCCAGAAACAGGCTTAAAAGGTCGTCGTGAAACGAACACAATGCCACAATGGGCAGGTTCTTCATGGTACTTCTTACGCTATATTGATCCAACAAATGATGAGGCATTAGCAGATCCAGAATTAATCAAACGTTGGTTACCAGTTGATATTTATATCGGTGGTGCGGAACATGCGGTACTTCACTTACTATACGCACGCTTCTGGCATAAAGTGCTGTACGATTTAGGCATTGTACACACGAAGGAACCATTCCAAAAGTTATTTAACCAAGGGATGATCCTAGGTGAAGGTAATGTCAAAATGTCTAAATCATTAGGAAATGTTGTCAACCCAGATGATATTATTGAATCACATGGTGCTGATACATTACGTTTATACGAAATGTTCATGGGTCCATTAGAAGCTTCTATTGCATGGAGCACAAATGGTTTAGATGGAGCGCGTCGTTTCTTAGATCGTATTTGGCGTTTATTCATAACAGAAGAAGGTCAATTAACGGAAAAAGTGCAAGTTTCAGATGATAAAACTTTAGAAAAAGTGTATCACCAAACAGTGAAAAAAGTGACGGAAAACTATGAAGGTATCCGTTTCAATACAGCAATTTCACAAATGATGGTCTTCATTAATGATGGCTATAAAGCGGACGTGATTCCAGTTGAATATGTAGAAGGCTTTGTGAAATTATTATCTCCAATTGCACCGCACGTAGCGGAAGAAATTTGGGCGATTTTAGGCCATGAAGGAACAATTGCGTACACAGAATGGCCAGTAGCTGATGAATCAAAACTTGTAGATGATGAAATCGAAATCGTTGTTCAAGTATTAGGGAAAGTCCGTGCGAAAGTGAAAGTAGCAAAAGATATTTCTAAAGAAGATTTAGAAAAAGTAGCACTTGAGGACAGCAGAGTTCAAGAGTTTATCGATGGGAAAACAGTTGTAAAAGTCGTTGTGATCCCAGGGAAATTAGTAAACATTGTTATTAAATAA
- a CDS encoding MDR family MFS transporter: MPKQVWLLIIGTFVNTVGNSFLWPLNSIYIHDYLGKTLTMAGFVLMLNSLAGVFGNVLGGILFDKLGGYKTILIGVVFNLISITLLTIWHEWPQYIIFLTMLGFSGGIVFPALYAIAGSAWPEGGRKSFNAIFLANNVGVAIGPALAGLIADIQFEWVFISNLVSYIVFFLIVIFTFKRFDSAKVTTKKVSSEMNEPKAKAPLIALTILSVSLVLCWLSYSQWSATISSYTQSLGMSLSQYSLLWTLNGFMIVAVQPIIKPLVTRWEKKIKHQLVLGLALMSVSFFVVYFAGDFKMFAAAMVILTLGEVFFSPVIPMLANKMAPPGQEGFYQGLVNSATTVGRMIGPLFGGIMVDLYGMQVLMLILSVILIVAIIPCLLFDRGLKTKVF, translated from the coding sequence ATGCCAAAACAAGTTTGGCTTTTAATAATTGGAACATTTGTCAATACCGTCGGAAATTCATTTTTATGGCCATTAAATAGTATTTATATACATGATTATTTAGGAAAGACGTTAACAATGGCAGGCTTTGTTTTAATGCTCAATTCGTTAGCAGGTGTGTTTGGTAATGTATTAGGCGGTATATTGTTTGATAAGCTTGGCGGGTATAAAACAATTTTAATCGGTGTCGTTTTCAATTTAATTTCAATTACCTTACTTACGATTTGGCATGAATGGCCGCAGTATATTATTTTCTTAACGATGCTCGGGTTTAGTGGGGGGATTGTCTTTCCCGCACTTTATGCTATTGCGGGGAGTGCTTGGCCAGAAGGGGGCAGAAAATCGTTCAATGCTATCTTTTTAGCAAATAATGTAGGGGTAGCGATTGGACCAGCACTTGCAGGGCTCATCGCAGATATTCAATTTGAATGGGTATTTATTTCGAATTTAGTTTCTTACATCGTGTTTTTCTTGATTGTCATCTTTACATTTAAGCGCTTTGATTCGGCAAAAGTAACAACGAAAAAAGTATCTTCAGAAATGAATGAACCAAAAGCGAAGGCACCTCTTATTGCATTAACTATTTTAAGTGTTTCATTGGTATTATGCTGGCTTTCTTATTCACAATGGAGTGCAACGATTTCATCTTATACGCAATCTCTAGGCATGAGTTTGTCGCAATACAGTTTATTATGGACATTGAACGGCTTTATGATTGTAGCAGTTCAACCAATTATTAAACCGCTTGTGACGCGCTGGGAAAAGAAAATTAAACATCAGCTTGTACTTGGTTTAGCATTAATGTCTGTTTCATTTTTCGTCGTATATTTTGCAGGAGACTTTAAAATGTTTGCCGCAGCAATGGTCATTTTGACTTTAGGAGAAGTATTTTTCTCACCAGTTATCCCGATGCTTGCTAATAAAATGGCGCCACCTGGACAAGAAGGGTTTTATCAAGGGTTAGTGAACAGTGCAACAACGGTAGGAAGAATGATTGGTCCGTTATTTGGTGGAATAATGGTTGATTTATACGGAATGCAAGTATTAATGCTTATTTTATCGGTTATATTGATTGTAGCAATTATACCTTGTTTATTATTTGACCGAGGACTGAAAACGAAGGTATTTTGA